A genomic segment from Hemitrygon akajei chromosome 27, sHemAka1.3, whole genome shotgun sequence encodes:
- the LOC140717332 gene encoding fibroblast growth factor receptor substrate 2-like isoform X3 produces the protein MGSCWSCLDKDTISENHPTKFKVTNVDDDGNELGSGIMELTNSELILHTRKRDAVRWPYLCLRRYGYDSNLFSFESGRRCQTGQGIFAFKCARAEEIFNLLQEIMQCNSINVVEEPMMISRNPHPTELDLPRTPQTPTTPGFTVPGFANGFPCYPPMGDGSSHPSTRHPSIGSARLSSVGEESTHPLIVGGDDQIHTYVNTSNVDEERKRRSCVHGLPESRPSVSDMMQSHANHCSAMEDRSPQVLLQPGLRRGRLKMGGDIQNLNNCAHRKTAMLNYENLPSLPPVWESQTQRREEEDWSDSGTPPQNGYHSNLDPLRNYVNTENVTIQPGLHKVDFTRRRDCTPNVFSFDFKRPCPEQRQLNYIQVELEGASDSDNPQTPKMPSTPVPPTPTRRTEFYAVIDIKKTAAMSSLQKALPRDDGTSRKTRHNSTDLPFSSFVGTHC, from the exons ATGGGGAGCTGTTGGAGCTGTCTGGATAAAGACACAATCTCAGAAAACCATCCAACCAAATTCAAG GTGACAAATGTGGATGATGATGGTAATGAACTGGGCTCTGGGATCATGGAACTGACCAACTCTGAGTTAATTTTGCACACCAGGAAACGAGATGCTGTGAGATGGCCTTACCTCTGTCTGCGCCGTTATGGCTATGATTCCAACCTCTTCTCATTTGAAAGTGGAAGAAGATGCCAAACTGGGCAAG GCATTTTTGCCTTCAAGTGTGCACGTGCCGAGGAGATTTTTAACCTTCTCCAAGAGATCATGCAGTGTAACAGTATTAACGTTGTCGAGGAGCCAATGATGATATCGAGAAACCCTCATCCGACGGAACTTGATTTACCAAGAACGCCACAGACTCCAACCA CCCCTGGTTTCACTGTGCCCGGATTTGCAAATGGATTCCCTTGTTACCCACCAATGGGTGATGGCTCCTCTCACCCTTCGACTCGACATCCTTCCATTGGAAGCGCACGCCTCTCATCAGTGGGGGAAGAGTCCACCCACCCTCTCATTGTAGGAGGTGATGATCAG ATTCACACATATGTGAACACTTCCAATGTTGATGAGGAGCGGAAGAGGAGATCCTGTGTTCATGGTCTACCAGAATCGCGGCCCTCTGTCTCTGACATGATGCAGAGCCACGCAAACCACTGTTCTGCAATGGAAGACAGATCTCCTCAAGTCCTGCTGCAGCCAG GGCTTCGACGAGGTCGGCTCAAGATGGGCGGGGATATCCAGAACCTTAATAACTGTGCTCATAGGAAGACAGCCATGCTGAACTATGAAAATCTgccctctttgcctcctgtgtGGGAGAGCCAGACACAAAGGCGGGAGGAAGAGGATTGGAGTGACTCTGGGACTCCCCCGCAAAATGGATACCACAGTAACCTTGACCCACTGCGGAACTATGTCAACACGGAGAATGTAACAATTCAGCCTGGTTTACACAAAGTAGACTTCACAAGGCGGCGAGATTGCACTCCAAATGTCTTCAGCTTTGACTTTAAACGTCCGTGCCCTGAACAGAGGCAACTAAACTACATCCAAGTGGAGCTGGAGGGTGCCAGTGACTCGGATAACCCCCAAACCCCCAAAATGCCCAGCACTCCAGTTCCGCCGACTCCCACACGTAGGACTGAGTTTTACGCTGTTATAGACATTAAAAAGACAGCTGCTATGTCCAGTTTGCAAAAAGCACTACCAAGAGATGATGGCACGTCACGCAAGACAAGGCACAACAGTACAGACCTGCCATT
- the LOC140717332 gene encoding fibroblast growth factor receptor substrate 2-like isoform X2, giving the protein MGSCWSCLDKDTISENHPTKFKVTNVDDDGNELGSGIMELTNSELILHTRKRDAVRWPYLCLRRYGYDSNLFSFESGRRCQTGQGIFAFKCARAEEIFNLLQEIMQCNSINVVEEPMMISRNPHPTELDLPRTPQTPTTPGFTVPGFANGFPCYPPMGDGSSHPSTRHPSIGSARLSSVGEESTHPLIVGGDDQIHTYVNTSNVDEERKRRSCVHGLPESRPSVSDMMQSHANHCSAMEDRSPQVLLQPGEVKFVLGPTPVQKRMMELERMDRQKEHAEYNCGSLSFQDRDIVLDGDDQNMVCAPNKMTYENVNGLPMSSGTGLRRGRLKMGGDIQNLNNCAHRKTAMLNYENLPSLPPVWESQTQRREEEDWSDSGTPPQNGYHSNLDPLRNYVNTENVTIQPGLHKVDFTRRRDCTPNVFSFDFKRPCPEQRQLNYIQVELEGASDSDNPQTPKMPSTPVPPTPTRRTEFYAVIDIKKTAAMSSLQKALPRDDGTSRKTRHNSTDLPL; this is encoded by the exons ATGGGGAGCTGTTGGAGCTGTCTGGATAAAGACACAATCTCAGAAAACCATCCAACCAAATTCAAG GTGACAAATGTGGATGATGATGGTAATGAACTGGGCTCTGGGATCATGGAACTGACCAACTCTGAGTTAATTTTGCACACCAGGAAACGAGATGCTGTGAGATGGCCTTACCTCTGTCTGCGCCGTTATGGCTATGATTCCAACCTCTTCTCATTTGAAAGTGGAAGAAGATGCCAAACTGGGCAAG GCATTTTTGCCTTCAAGTGTGCACGTGCCGAGGAGATTTTTAACCTTCTCCAAGAGATCATGCAGTGTAACAGTATTAACGTTGTCGAGGAGCCAATGATGATATCGAGAAACCCTCATCCGACGGAACTTGATTTACCAAGAACGCCACAGACTCCAACCA CCCCTGGTTTCACTGTGCCCGGATTTGCAAATGGATTCCCTTGTTACCCACCAATGGGTGATGGCTCCTCTCACCCTTCGACTCGACATCCTTCCATTGGAAGCGCACGCCTCTCATCAGTGGGGGAAGAGTCCACCCACCCTCTCATTGTAGGAGGTGATGATCAG ATTCACACATATGTGAACACTTCCAATGTTGATGAGGAGCGGAAGAGGAGATCCTGTGTTCATGGTCTACCAGAATCGCGGCCCTCTGTCTCTGACATGATGCAGAGCCACGCAAACCACTGTTCTGCAATGGAAGACAGATCTCCTCAAGTCCTGCTGCAGCCAGGTGAGGTCAAGTTTGTCCTGGGACCAACGCCGGTTCAGAAAAGAATGATGGAACTCGAAAGAATGGACAGACAAAAAGAACATGCTGAGTACAACTGTGGGAGCTTGAGTTTCCAAGACCGAGATattgtcctggatggtgatgaCCAGAATATGGTGTGTGCCCCTAACAAGATGACTTATGAGAATGTTAATGGTTTACCTATGTCCTCTGGTACAGGGCTTCGACGAGGTCGGCTCAAGATGGGCGGGGATATCCAGAACCTTAATAACTGTGCTCATAGGAAGACAGCCATGCTGAACTATGAAAATCTgccctctttgcctcctgtgtGGGAGAGCCAGACACAAAGGCGGGAGGAAGAGGATTGGAGTGACTCTGGGACTCCCCCGCAAAATGGATACCACAGTAACCTTGACCCACTGCGGAACTATGTCAACACGGAGAATGTAACAATTCAGCCTGGTTTACACAAAGTAGACTTCACAAGGCGGCGAGATTGCACTCCAAATGTCTTCAGCTTTGACTTTAAACGTCCGTGCCCTGAACAGAGGCAACTAAACTACATCCAAGTGGAGCTGGAGGGTGCCAGTGACTCGGATAACCCCCAAACCCCCAAAATGCCCAGCACTCCAGTTCCGCCGACTCCCACACGTAGGACTGAGTTTTACGCTGTTATAGACATTAAAAAGACAGCTGCTATGTCCAGTTTGCAAAAAGCACTACCAAGAGATGATGGCACGTCACGCAAGACAAGGCACAACAGTACAGACCTGCCATTGTAA
- the LOC140717332 gene encoding fibroblast growth factor receptor substrate 2-like isoform X1 encodes MGSCWSCLDKDTISENHPTKFKVTNVDDDGNELGSGIMELTNSELILHTRKRDAVRWPYLCLRRYGYDSNLFSFESGRRCQTGQGIFAFKCARAEEIFNLLQEIMQCNSINVVEEPMMISRNPHPTELDLPRTPQTPTTPGFTVPGFANGFPCYPPMGDGSSHPSTRHPSIGSARLSSVGEESTHPLIVGGDDQIHTYVNTSNVDEERKRRSCVHGLPESRPSVSDMMQSHANHCSAMEDRSPQVLLQPGEVKFVLGPTPVQKRMMELERMDRQKEHAEYNCGSLSFQDRDIVLDGDDQNMVCAPNKMTYENVNGLPMSSGTGLRRGRLKMGGDIQNLNNCAHRKTAMLNYENLPSLPPVWESQTQRREEEDWSDSGTPPQNGYHSNLDPLRNYVNTENVTIQPGLHKVDFTRRRDCTPNVFSFDFKRPCPEQRQLNYIQVELEGASDSDNPQTPKMPSTPVPPTPTRRTEFYAVIDIKKTAAMSSLQKALPRDDGTSRKTRHNSTDLPFSSFVGTHC; translated from the exons ATGGGGAGCTGTTGGAGCTGTCTGGATAAAGACACAATCTCAGAAAACCATCCAACCAAATTCAAG GTGACAAATGTGGATGATGATGGTAATGAACTGGGCTCTGGGATCATGGAACTGACCAACTCTGAGTTAATTTTGCACACCAGGAAACGAGATGCTGTGAGATGGCCTTACCTCTGTCTGCGCCGTTATGGCTATGATTCCAACCTCTTCTCATTTGAAAGTGGAAGAAGATGCCAAACTGGGCAAG GCATTTTTGCCTTCAAGTGTGCACGTGCCGAGGAGATTTTTAACCTTCTCCAAGAGATCATGCAGTGTAACAGTATTAACGTTGTCGAGGAGCCAATGATGATATCGAGAAACCCTCATCCGACGGAACTTGATTTACCAAGAACGCCACAGACTCCAACCA CCCCTGGTTTCACTGTGCCCGGATTTGCAAATGGATTCCCTTGTTACCCACCAATGGGTGATGGCTCCTCTCACCCTTCGACTCGACATCCTTCCATTGGAAGCGCACGCCTCTCATCAGTGGGGGAAGAGTCCACCCACCCTCTCATTGTAGGAGGTGATGATCAG ATTCACACATATGTGAACACTTCCAATGTTGATGAGGAGCGGAAGAGGAGATCCTGTGTTCATGGTCTACCAGAATCGCGGCCCTCTGTCTCTGACATGATGCAGAGCCACGCAAACCACTGTTCTGCAATGGAAGACAGATCTCCTCAAGTCCTGCTGCAGCCAGGTGAGGTCAAGTTTGTCCTGGGACCAACGCCGGTTCAGAAAAGAATGATGGAACTCGAAAGAATGGACAGACAAAAAGAACATGCTGAGTACAACTGTGGGAGCTTGAGTTTCCAAGACCGAGATattgtcctggatggtgatgaCCAGAATATGGTGTGTGCCCCTAACAAGATGACTTATGAGAATGTTAATGGTTTACCTATGTCCTCTGGTACAGGGCTTCGACGAGGTCGGCTCAAGATGGGCGGGGATATCCAGAACCTTAATAACTGTGCTCATAGGAAGACAGCCATGCTGAACTATGAAAATCTgccctctttgcctcctgtgtGGGAGAGCCAGACACAAAGGCGGGAGGAAGAGGATTGGAGTGACTCTGGGACTCCCCCGCAAAATGGATACCACAGTAACCTTGACCCACTGCGGAACTATGTCAACACGGAGAATGTAACAATTCAGCCTGGTTTACACAAAGTAGACTTCACAAGGCGGCGAGATTGCACTCCAAATGTCTTCAGCTTTGACTTTAAACGTCCGTGCCCTGAACAGAGGCAACTAAACTACATCCAAGTGGAGCTGGAGGGTGCCAGTGACTCGGATAACCCCCAAACCCCCAAAATGCCCAGCACTCCAGTTCCGCCGACTCCCACACGTAGGACTGAGTTTTACGCTGTTATAGACATTAAAAAGACAGCTGCTATGTCCAGTTTGCAAAAAGCACTACCAAGAGATGATGGCACGTCACGCAAGACAAGGCACAACAGTACAGACCTGCCATT